The genomic stretch AATTAATACAGATACTTATAAATTTAAATAAGCCCTCCTTCAATCTTAAAATAAAGAGGGATTAATACAGATACTTATAAATTTAAATAGTAGAAAATGGATTTGATGGACACATAAATTCAACACAACCAACATTAACCCGGACCTCGCAAAGCCCTCCTCCAATCTTAAAATAAAGAGGGATGGCAATGACACATTGATGTACAAAATTGGGAAGAGTCCCATGAAACATATCTTCAAAGTAGCCAATGCCAACCCACTTGTTTTGGACGCTTAGACAACATTGAGCGGCCGTCGTTTGTACCGCACAATCACCTTTCCCTTTACACCCACAACCATGGCATTCCAATCAATCTCAGGGAAAGGGGAGACCAACTCTAACTCGAAATTCCTCAGCAAATGGCTCCATATCGCCTTTATCTGCAAATATGCAAATGGCTCCCCAAGACATCCATGCCTTCCACCCCCAAATGAGATATATGAGAACGGCCCTGCTGTCTTATCCTCTTCCCTTTCTGCTGCAAATCTGTCCGGGTCATACCTGTTTGGGTCCTGATATATATGTGGCAGTCGGTTAGCAAAAGCTGGTGACGTAGCAACAATATGGCCTTTTGGTATGTCGTATTCTTTTCCCTCCCGAGTTGTCACACTGAAGTCACTGTGTGAGCTACGCAGCAGCAGTATCAGCGGGGGATGCAGCCTCAGTGCTTCCTTGATGCACCTGTACAGGACATCCATCTCAGACAGGATATCATGGTCAACCTTGTTGCCATGCTTCTTAATTAGCTTCTTCTGCTCATCCAACACGGCGACGAGGTATTCCTTATGACGAAGGAGATAGGCCCCAGTCCAGGTGGAGGTGATGGAACTGGTGTGTTGTCCAGCAAAAAGGGCAGCAATGAGTAGCCCAGTGACCTCACTTTCTGTTGTTGGGCGTCCATCTTTGTACTTAGAGTCAATGAAGCACTGCAGCATATCATTCTCTGACTTACCAGCACGTTTCCTAGAAGCTATGATGTTTGTGAAGATTTCTGCAAGCTTCTTGCGGGCACGATCGCGACGGCGGTGAGCTGGAATGGGTAGGTACGGGAACATGACACTAATTGGGAGCATACCATTGTCAAGGTCGTGGAAGAGTGCAGACACATCATCAAATAGTTGATCACGAACTTCACGACCCAGAAGGCATCTACTTGCTGTCAAAATGATTAGATGCTCGAGTTCATATTTAAGGTCCACCTCACCACTATCTCCCCAATTTGAGAAGTAATCCTGCCCAAGTTGAGGGTAGACAAACAATCAGCAGCAGTTAAAAAATAGGGGCTTATTATTTTATGTTACTTCATTTGCAAAGGCCCAACACAAATGACTTGAGGAAGAAGCATTACATACAGATCTAGCATTTACGAACAAATATAAACTCAGATATTTGGACAAAATAACTAAACTATACACATCATCTCAAACTTTATAGATACAGGTTGAGAGATAAAA from Macadamia integrifolia cultivar HAES 741 chromosome 14, SCU_Mint_v3, whole genome shotgun sequence encodes the following:
- the LOC122061785 gene encoding sterol 14-demethylase-like, producing MDLMENKPLHVGFFIVATIILAKLLSMLLMPQSRKRLPPTVKTWPLFGGLSRFMKGPMVMLREEYPKLGSVFTVKLLNKKITFLIGPEVSAHFFKAPEAELSQQEVYQFNVPTFGPGVVFDVDYSMRQEQFRFFTESLRVTKLKGYVDQMVIEAEDYFSNWGDSGEVDLKYELEHLIILTASRCLLGREVRDQLFDDVSALFHDLDNGMLPISVMFPYLPIPAHRRRDRARKKLAEIFTNIIASRKRAGKSENDMLQCFIDSKYKDGRPTTESEVTGLLIAALFAGQHTSSITSTWTGAYLLRHKEYLVAVLDEQKKLIKKHGNKVDHDILSEMDVLYRCIKEALRLHPPLILLLRSSHSDFSVTTREGKEYDIPKGHIVATSPAFANRLPHIYQDPNRYDPDRFAAEREEDKTAGPFSYISFGGGRHGCLGEPFAYLQIKAIWSHLLRNFELELVSPFPEIDWNAMVVGVKGKVIVRYKRRPLNVV